The Sorghum bicolor cultivar BTx623 chromosome 6, Sorghum_bicolor_NCBIv3, whole genome shotgun sequence genome contains the following window.
TCCGAATCCCATCCTCTCTTTAGTACTTTTGTCTCTGTGCCGACGACGGTGGAAAAGGAAAGTGAGTGATCCCGGCCAgtctccggcggcggcgagaaATAGCTAAATCCTAGCTCCTCCGGCGAGCGAGACCATGGcgtccatcatcatcatcgccgTCGTGCTCGTCCTGGACGTCCTCGCCTTCGTGCTCGCCATCGGCGCCGAGCGCCGCCGGAGCTACGTACGTGACCACCAACACTCAGCTCTATTAATTCCTTCGCTCTCTTCACAACCTATatctttgtttttctttggatTTCATTCGTTTCGCGACTCGATGGACCGTGCACGCACGCACGAACGCGCAGGCCTACGTGAGCGTGGACTCGAACGCGCGGGGCTACTGCGTGTACAGCTCCGACGCGTCGACGGCGTACGGCGTCAGcgcgctgctcctgctgctggccGCGCAGGCCGTGGCCATGGTCGCCACCCGCTGCTTCTGCTGCGGACGCGCGCTCTCGCCGGGACGCCGCCGGGCATGGTCCGGCATCTGCTTCATCGTCTGCTGGTAACATCCCTCCTCATCAGCTAGTTAATCCAATTTCTTTAATTACCGCCGCGCTCTGGTTTAATCAGATCACCTGGTTCCGAAATGGTACATCGGTCACGATCGCTGTGCAATTAGCCCCCTCTGGAATCTGGGTTTTCGCGGTCGTACACCTTGCACTCGACCAGCTAGCTGATCTCAGCTACGTCACTCTTGGCAGTTCACCTAATCACCTGTTTGAGCTTCCAGCTTGCAGCAGTCTGCAGTAGAGTAGATTGAATGATACGGACTAGTAGTAGTACATAGTAAGCGTTTAGGTTGTACCGTGTTGTCTACTCCTGCAAGTCAGTTCATCAAGATCACTTGTCAAGACAAATACGGTTGTCCTGTGCTCAAATTAATCTTAGCAAAAGAAGGACCAGATTGACGAGAACAAGATTAGGCTTAGCTATTCACATCAGACTAGTTAGCCACTGAAGGCAAGCGCGGGGAGACCACAAATAAATTGCTTTTCAGCAGTGGAGGGTGAAAATTGCACCCTTGAGCTCTTATTAGTCGAACCCCTTATCTGGCATCCACAGTTTAGCATGAGGGCTAATTTGTTTAGAACAGACTTTGGCGCTGGTCAGAGTTGCATTGCAgcatgctgctgctgcagagGATAGTCAACGAAGCCATAGCTGTGTCAGAGTTCAGTTCCTCCAACGATACGTGCTCGCTTGTCTGTTTCTCTGACTGACGAACCGCGACTGATGGAGTGCAGGGTGACGTTCGTGATCGCGGAGCTGTGCCTGCTGGCGGGGTCGGTCCGGAACGCCTACCACACCAAGTACACGACGCTGTTCAGCAAGGGTCCGCCCCAGTGCGCCATGCTGCGCAAGGGCGTcttcgccgccggcgccgccttcACCTTCCTCACCGCACTCTTCACCGAGCTGCACTACCTCTTCTACGCCAGGGCGCGCGACGCCGCCGACGTGCCCCCGCCCATCGTTGGCGGCATCGGCATGACCCGCATGTGATTTATTTTTGTGGCTGTGGTCGTGATCGCGGCGACCGGCGGTGCAGGCAGCCGTGCCCGTTCCGCTGTGGAGCCGTGCTTGACTGCTCCCGTGTACATGTGCTCCATCGTTCCTTGCATTCCATGGGGACCTTGACTGAACTGAAAGCGTGTGATAGTACTGTGACGTGCTGCGTGCTCTGTAACTCTGTGATAGTACATTAGTCATCAGCATTCAGCAGAGagtggattagtttttctgtgtTGTACAGTACATTCACAAGGAAGGAATCATCAGAGATTATTGTCTCGGTCTGAAGACGAACTTGCTGTGCGATCTGCacacaggcaggcaggcaggcaagcTGCAGCTGCGCGGCGCCTGTCCTGCTCCCGGCGAGCAGCGGGGCTTTGTTTATCCCGCGAGCGACCGCATCTCCGGCTGTGTCCCCGTGAGGTCCGGCAGGGCTGAGCCTCGTTTCTAGCTTCGCCGGTGAGCTAGCCACCGCTGCTACCTACGTAGCTAGCATATATATGCGCGTGTCTGACGGTGACAGCGAACAAGAACATGATCGATCGATCGACCGGCGGCAGGAGGCAGGGGACGATCGACGTCGACGACCGCCGtctccagcacctgcagcaGACAGAGCAGCGAGTATCTCTCCCCGTCCAACGTAGGTCGTCCAAAAACAAAGACAAGCAACATGCGTGAGCGTGAGTGATGCTGCCCGGCTCGCTGACCCCTATCTttttcttgggccttgtttagttccaaattttttttgcaaaatcgacactgtagcattttcgtttgtatttgacaaaaattatccaaccatggactaactaggctcaaaagattcgtctcgtcaatttcgaccaaactgtgcaattagtttttattttcatctatatttaatactccatgcatgcgtctaaagattcgatgtgacggggaatctgaaaaattttgcaaaattttttgggaagtaaacaaggccttgatctcTGGCTGACCAAATGACCGAGGTAGTCTGGCCGGCGGCCTGATGAGCAGAGCCATTGAAAAATGTTGGGCTAGGGGCCTTGGCCTTCCGGCCTATCTCGTAGAGGCTCACCGGATCCATCTCGGACCATTGTGTACGGCTGCTAGGATATAGGGGCAACCTAACCCACGTGCCTTGCAGCTGCAGCCTTCTCTAGTTCCCACTCTCATGGCAGTAACACCATGTAATTAAAATGATAACTACTGTCAGCATTGCAATCCTTATATCAGTGGGGCAACTTCGTGAGCTGAGCTGAGCCAGGTGGCTCTTCCATGACCTCATAGTTATTCAAAAGAACTCAGGTCTCAGGGTGACTATGGAGCAAAGAAGTTCAGAAAGCCGCTGAAGGTGTACTTGCAGAAAGAGCCTCTCCAGATTTGGACATTGTCATTTGGCTGGCCATGAGGAACACATAGCTCATCAAACTTCTGAGGCTAATAatcttataaataaataaataaacttcTGAGACTTGATTCAAGAATTCAGCCCCTGGTAATGCTGGTAAGAGCCCAACAGATAAGCAAGCTAATGTGgattctttaattaattaaactaatacaaagtggctatgggtcctgaaaatttcacaTTTGGGCTATGATGTTGGTCGTGCTGCGCCGCGAAGAAGTGTTCGAGTGCATGCTCGCGCGCAGCCGACTATGGGCAACAAGTCGCAGGGCATCACGCTAATTGCACGCAACGCAGGACAGAGCCCTGAGCGTTTTTTTCTTGTTCGCGGTGTCGGCAGTGGCGGAGGGAAGGGGGGGCTGAGGGGGGCCTGGCACCCCCCAACCTTCCCATAACTCCCTTAATACACCTCATAGATTAGATGTTTAATtatctaattagctagttaacgatattatctgtactaagatttttattcttatttcatattAATCTCTAATAGTTTCTTATACAAATAGAATATAGATCTTTCTAATATtttcttcatatcttttatttttattattgcctATCAAATATCAGTTTGTCCCCTACCACACactctaattagctagttaattgaaaaacaacattttttttgtttaatccttctgaattgatctccaacaatgggatctatattatttagcattagtcttcctattatctttcttatctcctATGTTTGTATTATTATTGGTCTAAACTCTAAACGGTCATTTAGCCCGTTGTACTCAACTTTTAAACACTAACAGTGATATGGTGTTTCTGTTTAACCTTCTATTTAAATGACCATTTTACCTGTTTAAGTGATCGTTTTGTCTAAGACTAAACGATATGTAACTGAATGTTTGTCATTTGATGTTAGGATCTAGTACTAATTAATTTTGCCCCCGTTTAACTACTTGTTTTTATTGTGATTCTTTTTCTGGACAAAGAAATAGAATGATCAAGTGAAGGTTAGAGGCCTGAGACTAGTTAAATTtctcttttatttttgttaGTTTTTCTGCTTTTTTTGCATCGCAACGCAAACGTTTATTTTGGTGCTATGTACATCTTTGTCATGTAATATTTTGACACACATGATTGTTCTTGGTTGCACAGCCCCCCTATGTtcaaatcctggctccgccccTGGGTGTCGGGGCATCTGAAACGTGGCCGGCAGCACACCGGCACCGGTCGTCGCCGTCGCCACCAACTAGTATATGAATTTCACGCTCGCTAGCGTCCCGACCTCTGCTGAcactgctacttgggcacctaGCCGGGCAGTGTATGTGCATGCATGTCTCACGGCCCGCGAcagcggcggcgccggctgCAGCCTGATTATCGCAACAACCACACGACAGCTGTGCTGTGCAGCCTGCGCTGGCTTTGGTCCTTGACCGTCCTCGCTCGTCGGTCAAACTCATGAGTCATGACACGTTCAAAATGAGTTTAACAACATAGGTAAACATGTGTACATGACCCTGGTCCCTCTTATCACTGACCTGTGACAGTGAGTGAGAGAATGACCAACTTTTGGGCTGATGAATGAACCATTGAGAAAtggtgggccttgtttagttccaaattttttttggaaaatggacactgtagcactttcgtttgtatttgacaaatattgtctaatcatggactaattagacttaaaagatttgtctcgttaattccgaccaaactgtgtaattagtttttattttcatctatatttaatactcgatgcatacgtctaaagattcgatgtgacggagaatgtgaaaaattttgcaaaatttttccgaaactaaacaaggccgtggtCGTAGTGCTTAGGTTGGGCCAACGCCATGGTCTACTGTCCAGCCTACTGCCTACCTCGTAGATAGAAAGCAACCTAAGTACCTAACGAACGGATctatctccatctccatcttgGTCCAACCCACTTTTGCGTTTCATTAGGAGAGCTTGCATAAGTGGAATGAGCAAATAACACATGAGGCTTACATGTCAGGCTAATATCTTGCTTCTTCTACCTCGAGCTTAGATCCCCTTTGCTCCCATATCAACCCCTTACCTCCATGGCCGCCTGTACCTCCCCCAGTGTCGCCCCACGGCCCTTGATGCTCTTGCGTCAATGCGGCTGCTACTTTACCTCGCATGCTCGGTCGACGCGATCCTCTGCTCTTGCGCCACTATGCGTCGTTTGCGTCGTCACGAGCTCTCTCGTGCTCGCCCATGCTGGCTCGAGTGTGGGCACCATTCGAGCTCCCCCACACCACCATTCGAGCCCCTCCGCGCCACTACCAACTGGTCCACTAGTACCCCGCTCTCACGCCGCCACCTCCATAGATGCTTGCTCGTCGTAGCGACTCCGTCTCCATGGATGCTTGCTCACCCTAGTCGCCCGCATGGCCACCTCGCGTAAGCATGCGTGACGAGCGACGAAGAAGTGGATCGACTCCGTTACTTCAATTCTAAGAAACCAATCCAACCTGTATCTAGACAATATATTTTCTGTAGAAATAAATCCAACCCACACAAATCTCCAACCAAATATAGCCGAATCTAAGTCCAACCCATCCCCAACCAAGGTGAACGTGAACCCATATATCTAGACACTAGCCTTACAGTCTTACCTAAAACAATAATAGTTAAAGATTTTCTTAAAACAATTCAGACTatttgctatgtaaccatgttgataagtcatCCTCACATACGCCTGGTGTACATAGGTACACGCATGTCAGCACTTTATAGGTAATGAAAAAGCTGAGGCCGGGGTGTACGGGTATGTGTTGTACTAGTATCTGTTCTTCCTAGCTTTTGCGTCACTTGGACGCTATAAATATGACGGTGACGATGTGGATCATGTAAGAAACAGCTAAGATGACCTAACCCGACCATGTAACAGAGGTAGCGAGACAGGCATGCACCTTCGGATTCCTTCCTTGCAGCAACTAGCACCACCAGCTACTGCAGGTCCCCAATCCCATTTGGCTTTTTATTTGCAGACACAAGCTAGCTGATCAGTGAATCAACGATATATGATCTAGGCTGGAATCTAATCAGGTCTCCTTTGTTAGGGTATGTATATAAAACTACGTGTAACGTGTGATCCAGCCAGATGAAATCCTAGCTAGAACGTGCTCCCTGGTTTTTCTATTAGAGCCGTGTGTGTGTGGTTGGTGTGCATGCAGCTGGCCGGGCCTGTGGATCAGGATATTTTCATCCGTTCTAGATTATGATAAGTCGGCTTAACTTTTCTAAGCAAAACATCTACCATTTTTTTCTATACATCTGAAAATAATATGTGAGATATACACATAATTAAAAAAACTATATACTAAAAACGAAAGCAATATATATTTAAAATGTAGGAAGTAATATTATAGTTTAGGAAATTCAAATAAAGCTCTTAATTAGCTGGCAATGCACGGCCTATTTATTAATCCTAATATATagggaaatatatatatatgcctgcAGGGATCAAGCCAACCAGAGCCATTGACTTGACGAAAAGCTAGCTTTCGCAACGTGCCGCCGAGTACGAACGTACTCCTCCTCCATTATTGCACGCCCACGCCACGCACTCCAGCAGCAGAGCGGCACAGCTCGATAGGCGCCagcgccattgccattgccatcgCGCCATTCGACGGTGCGGTACGGCCGCCAACAACTGTGCAACGAACGAACTATCCTTGTCATTTCACTCAGCTTTTCGCCAAAAAGGAGAATAAGGACAGATTGTCTGAATTCAGACAGAGCAAGAAAAATTGACGACTTGAAAAGAAAAGAACAAAcggaaatgaaaagaaaaagaaaaaaatagtaaAAGAAAGAGAGGATTAAAAAACCTTGCAACTTTTAAGCCAGCAATGCAATTAAAAAGTTTTGTTTTGCAAGAGCTAGATCGATCGACGCGGAGGCAACGGGGGCATGGTGCGTGGTTCGTGGACGTGCACTCAGCGAGCGAGGGCGCATTCTCCTGTCCAACCCGCGCCAAGAAATCCAAGTCCAACGACGACGGAGCTGACTGCTGAAGTGCTGAGGCAGGCACCAGAGGCAGCCTTGCATTGCATTCCACGTCTGCTGCTCTTTATTTTTCTCCTTTTGTGGTAATAACGCGTAAACTAGGAACGAAGCCACTCTTCACGTCGTCGTGCCGGGTGGCCAAAGCCGCACCGGCACTGCCAATCATTGGCACGCATTTGCTGCGTTGCCTGATCCACACTTAACCCTCGCTTTAGTTTAGTATAACCCAACGGACTAACGGAGCATTAGCTTAGTACGAGTACAAGTTTAAACTTGCTCAGTTGGTTAGTGTTTTTTCTAGTTATAAACCTGCCCTCCTGAATTCAATTTCTTAActtgggtcttgtttactttcatttttttttttgca
Protein-coding sequences here:
- the LOC8085874 gene encoding uncharacterized protein LOC8085874; translated protein: MASIIIIAVVLVLDVLAFVLAIGAERRRSYAYVSVDSNARGYCVYSSDASTAYGVSALLLLLAAQAVAMVATRCFCCGRALSPGRRRAWSGICFIVCWVTFVIAELCLLAGSVRNAYHTKYTTLFSKGPPQCAMLRKGVFAAGAAFTFLTALFTELHYLFYARARDAADVPPPIVGGIGMTRM